The sequence ACGGCAGAAAGGAGCGCACCCATGCCAAGAATGAGCAAGAAACGGCGGCTGGAATGGTCTTTTTTCCTGCGGCAAGTGAAAGTCGGGAATTCCACCTGCGATCGTATCACATACAATGACCTCTGCCGGGGCTGTACCCATAGCTGCAAGCAGAGCTTCCGGGCGGTTATCATACTCTGCCCCCACTACTACTCCAAACGCCGGAAAAAGGAGGACAGGGACAATGGCAGATAACCGCAAGTATTACTACCTCAAGCTGAAAGAGAACTTTTTTGACAGCGACTCCATTGTGCTGCTGGAAGATATGAAAGACGGGATTTTATACTCCAATATCCTCTTGAAGCTGTACTTAAAATCGCTGAAAAACGGCGGGAAATTGCAGCTTGACGAGCATATCCCCTACACAGCGCAGATGATAGCGACACTGACCCGCCACCAGATAGGGACGGTTGAGAGGGCTTTAGAGATTTTCCGGCAGTTGGGGCTTGTGGAGCAGCTTGACAGCGGGGCTTTCTATATGACCGACATTGAGCTGATGATAGGACAGTCCTCTACCGAAGCCGAGCGGAAACGGGCTGCAAGACTGGAAAACAAGGCACTTTTACCGCCCCGGACAAAAGGCGGACATTTGTCCGACATTCGTCCACCAGAGATAGAGATAGAGTTAGAGAAAGAGATAGAGATAGAAAAAGAGAGAGAGGGAGAAACGGGACACCCCGCCCCCGCCGCTTATGGCAGATACAACAATGTGATACTGACCGATACAGAGCTTTCCGGGCTAAAAACAGAGTTGCCCGACAAGTGGGAGTATTATATTGAC comes from Oscillospiraceae bacterium and encodes:
- a CDS encoding phage replisome organizer N-terminal domain-containing protein yields the protein MADNRKYYYLKLKENFFDSDSIVLLEDMKDGILYSNILLKLYLKSLKNGGKLQLDEHIPYTAQMIATLTRHQIGTVERALEIFRQLGLVEQLDSGAFYMTDIELMIGQSSTEAERKRAARLENKALLPPRTKGGHLSDIRPPEIEIELEKEIEIEKEREGETGHPAPAAYGRYNNVILTDTELSGLKTELPDKWEYYIDRLSCHIASTGKQYHSHAATIYKWAQEDAAKGKAAPKQGIPDYSCKEGESL